The DNA window CTGCCCCCCATCATTGGTACGGTTTACGATCACTTTTCCTCGCACGCGAACCAGACGCCCCTCGTACGACTCACCGGCGGCAGCCGTCACGGGTAACGGTACCGGCGAGGGATAGTCGGTCATGGTCGCCACGCGTCGATAATCAAGGCCCCGAATCCGCGTAAGACCGTACTGGTGTTCTACGACGCCTCGTACCAGCAGACTGTCGCCTCGTCGCACATTCGGTCCCTCGGGCAACTGCACGGCAAGCCCTGCCGTCGCGTCCTGCATAAAAATCAGGGAGGAATCTGGAAGTGCCCCGGGGCGCACCAGCGCACGCCCTTGAACGAGCACCGTATCCCCAATCCGATCAGGAACCGAATTCTCGTCAGCATCGGTTCGCACCTGTTCGATTGGAGAGGCGTGCACCGTTGCCAGGGAATCAAGATTCCGCGCTCCGTCCCTCTGGCCCGCCTCGGACAAAGACACGACTCCTCCCATCGTGAACACGCATAGGACCCCTGCGAACACTGTACGCACCCCGGTCTGCCATTCGTGTCGGTGCAATTCCCGCAAAAGGGACAAGGGATCCATGGGGTCGAAACAGATGCCGGAAAAGAACGAGCAGCGGGAAACCGATGGGACAAAGACTGCGGGCTAAGAAACCGACTCTACCTATTACCGGCGATCCCAAACCGGAGTTCGGTATCACCAAAATCTACAATCGGCGCTCCTACAGCCCCAAATCTCTCCTCTCAAGAGGGAAAATAGCGTTGGACTTTTCCCCTTTCTCCCTCCTCTCCGGTTTTCCTGTAGGTCGCAGACGCTTTTTCATGGCCTGCCGTTGGTGCCCAAGACTCGTCCTGTACCGAACCCAATGAGACTTATGAGACAACGACGGATGCATACGCTCACTCAACGAGTTCCCGCGTCCCCTGGCCTTCGTCCTTTTATACACAAGCTCAGAACTCGACACGGAAACCAATCTTCGGAATCCTGATCCATCTCAACGCACTGCTACACGACGGCATCCGCCAAGAGTACTGCAGTGCATCAATTCTTCACGAAGTCGCTATAGACGCACAATCGACCGGATCCTTGAGGATTGAACTCAACAAATGAGGGGGACGAAGGACTGCATCTTGGTTTTCTCCGATCAGCCTCCTATCATTGGAAGTGCGACATTGTTCTGACACACGCCGCGGGTTCTTGCACCGGCCGTGCCGGTCAAGATGAAAAGGGAACACCAGTGACGTCGGAGGTGGGTTTCGATCGTCGAAGAACGAATTGGACACAGATTCGTCATTCGCTTTCGGAATGTGCCAACGACCAGTCTGGGGCTGTACCCGCAACTGTAAGCTGAACTGGGCCGATGCGCTCTGCAGCGCGGCTCCACTGTTCCGGCGGAGTCTCTTCACCCGAAGACGCTCCCCGGCTTGGGAAGGAGACGCGCTCGTAGAATTGGCTTCACTCTCAAATGAGAGTCGTTCAGCAAGCCAGGAGACCTGCCTGCGCGCGTGACGAGGGTGTCGATCGGTCATCACTCTGTCCCGGTCGATACGCCTCTCACCGCCAACCACCTCCGGGAGCTGAGGTATGGGGCGTGCTGCATCTTGTGATCCGTCCTCGCTCTGGATTCGCCCTGTCCGTGGCAATCCAAGCCGCGTGCGGTCCCCGTACAGCCGCCCGAACCTCACAACTGAGGTGAGGGCTTTTTCTTATGGCTGCCGTGCTGTACCGCACCGTTTTACTTCTGGGAATTCTTCTGGCGTTCTGCACTTCGTTGACCTCCGCCCAGTCTATAGCGGTGGACACCGTGCAGGTCGACACGGGACGGGTGGAGTGGGAGCGTGCGCTTCCGCCCCTCACGGTTACGGCCAGCCGAATTCCAACTTCGCCCGCCAAGGCCCCGGCCCGTGTCACGGTACTAGACTCTACCGCTCTCGCTCGGACCGGTGCTGCGTCCGTCGCAGATGCTCTTGAAGCCCGCGCGGCCCTTTACGTCCGACGATACGGAGCCCACGGCCTCGCCACTCCTGCCCTCCGCGGAACCGGTGCGTCCCAGACGGCCCTTCTTCTAAACGGGCAGAGCATGTCCAATCCCCAACTGGGACACTTGGACCTTTCCCTTCTGCCCACGGTTCTCCTCCGCTCCGTAGAGGTGATGCACGGCCCGGCGTCCCCTCTTCATGGCTCCGATGGCCTGGGAGGCGCCATTCACCTCCATACCCTGCGCCCCCAGTCCTCCGTCCAGGTGCGAGGTACGCTGCATGCCGGCGCGTTCGGCGCCCGGGGCGGCAGTTTGCTCGTGGGAGGCCCCCTTTCGAAAAGCACGTCCGTGCTGCTAGCTGCCGACTACCAGTCGACAGACGGTGACTTTCCGTATCTCGACGAGGGTCACTTCCCCCCTCAAACAGTGCGACGGAAAAATGCCGATCGGGTCCAGCACTCCGTGTTTGGCAGCGTAGAATCGCAGGGCGACACCCATCGCTTCCGAGTGTCCGGATGGGCGGGCTGGTCGGAGCGCGGCCTCCCTCCGGCCTCTTCCACTGCGCCTACGCACGAGCGACAATGGGATACGCAGCTTCGGCTCTGGGCGGAAGACCGCATTCCGATGGGGGACGGAACCCTCACGCTCCAGGGCATGACTCAACATACCCGCATCCGGTACACCAATCCAGCGCAAGAACTCGACCAGACCGGACGCACCTGGACCCACTCGCTCGACGCAACTGGGCGTACGCCGGTTACAGACCACTGGACGACCGTTGGTGGAGTCTCCGGAAGCATCGCACAGGCCTTCCATCCTCGACTCGATGCTCCTGCCCACCAAGAACGTCTGTCCGCTTTTGCCGAGGGCACCGGGCGCTACAGCCGGCTCCGTCTCTACCCGGCCCTTCGTGCCGACACGTACTGGATGCCTGGAGGGCAAACCCGTATGGCTTTCAATCCGCGTCTGGGACTTAACTGGCCGCCCGTGCCGAGTTGGCCTACGCTCCGCCTGAAAGCCCAGATCGGACGCGCGTTCCGGGTGCCCACCTTCAACGACCGATACTGGGAACCCGGCGGCAATCCCGACCTGCGACCGGAACGGAGCTGGGGGGGCGACCTCGGACTGTGGATTGATCATTCTCGGGGCCACGTCGAGCTGACGACCTTCGGGCACCGGCGTCAGGACCAGATTGTCTGGCGGCCAACGGGCAACGGCTACTGGGCTCCTGTAAATGTGGGCCGTGTTCGGGCTCTCGGCAGTGAGCTTTCCGGCGCTTGGGGCTGGATGCCCACTCCGAATACGACCCTCGACGTGGGATTCAAATACACGTTTACCGATGCCCGTAACCGGTCGACTCCCCGTTCCAGCTCGTACAACGAACGGGTCCGATACGTCCCTCGCGACCAAATGAAGGTCTACTCAACCGTTTCCTGGGGTCCTGCCGCCCTAACGATCAATGCTCGCTACACGGGCCGTCGTCCCCTCACCAGCGACGGCCGCCAGTTCCTGAATGCGCACGTACTGACCCGGACCCGACTCCAACTTGAACACTCTCTGTCCGACGTCCGCTTCGCGCTGTCCGTGGACATCGAGAATGTCTTTGACACCGACTATCGGAGTATTGGGAACCACCCGATGCCCCCCCGACACGCCCAATTTCGACTTCTCATTGCGCCCTAACGGCGCTCTTCCGTTGTTCTCTTCCTTCACACCCCTTGCTTTTTCAATGCCCCTTCGACGTCTTCTCGTTCTTGTTGTCTGCACCTTCTCCCTCCTCCTCTCCGGCTGTGACTTGTTGGGGGCCGACGACTCCGGCGCCCCACCCCCGGTCACGTCTGGCGTATACATTGCCAATGCTGGTGGCTTCGGCAACCAAAACAGTAGCTATACAGTCTATGACCCCTCTACCGACGATCGACTTCGAATTCCCCCCGACCGGACGGGCTTCGCCTCCTACATCCAAAGTCTGACGGTCCACGATGACCGTGTCTACCTCCTCTTCGGAGAAACAAATAGCGTCGGGGTGTTCGACGTGGAGTCCAACGAGCAGATCGCTCAAATTTCCGGCCTCCGCAATCCGCGCTACCTGGACGTACACGAAAATACCGCTTACGTCTCCGGCCAAGACTATCGCTCTCCCATCGCCCCAAAGCTGTACCAGATCAACCTCTCGACCAATACGCTCGTCGACTCGGTCGACGTGGGCGGCTCCCCCGAGGACGTGCTTGCCACCAGTGAGCGTGTATACGTCGCCCTTGGCGGACAGGACGGGTCGGTGGCTGCCGTAAATCGATCGGACCTGACAGTCGAGCAGAAACTTCCCATGAACTGTGACGCGCCCCGTTCGCTGGCAATGGACCAGCAAGATGAACTTCTGGTCTTCTGTACGGGATCAACGATTTACGACGAAAACTTCAACGTAGAGGACCGCACAGATGGAGCCATTCGGGTCGTGGACCCATCGAATGGCAACATTACCACTCAGATCCCACTCGACACGATGCTGACCTCCGTTTCGCAGGGACAGCGCGTCTTTTACGCTTCGCGGTCGGACGAAGCGTACGCTGTACTGGCCGACCAGTCCATCCTTCGCTTCGATGCAGCCGAAAACTCGATAACGGATCAGTTCGACGCTTCGGGCATGCCCATTGGAACGCTCGGATATGATGCCGTCGAGGAGCGTCTCTACGTCGGCCGTGCCGCCTCCGATGTTTTCGGGGCCAGTGGCACAATTACGGTGCATCGCCGGAATGGGGAACAAGTTGGCGCCTTCGACGCTGGCGGCACTCAGCGACCGGGGATTGCCCCCACTGACATTTCGTTCCGCCGAACCGGCCCGTGATGCCCCTCGGTGCCGACTCCCTGTCATCGTCCGTTCTATTCACGACCCCCGCATCGATGATGACAATCGACCGCTGCTACTGCTATCAGCAGACGTTTGCTGACCTAAAAACGGTGGCGGAGGAAACGGGAGCGGACTCAGTGCACGCCCTGCAGTCCCACGTAACCTTTGGCGAAAATTGCCAGCTCTGTCATCCGTACGTCCGCCGAATGATGGAAACGGGGGAAACCGTATTCCATGAGGTACTGGAAGACGGAGAAGCGTGATGGCCTCCGCTCCCTTCGTGGTCCCTTGCCCCTCGGCTTCCGAACCTCCAATGCCCTGTATGATCAGGTAAGAAGTCGAGGGGCGCCCCCGGGCCGGTACCTGTAGTCGCGTCGTGCCTGTTTGACGACCCTCTTATCGCTTCACCCGTAGAATTAGGGATTCGCCCCCTCGACAACCTCGATGTTTTATGGCCTCTCTCCTTTACATCTTCCCTCATCCCGACGACGAATGCTTTGGCCCCGCCCCTGCAATCGCCCGTCAGCGCCGCCACGGGCATGACGTACACCTTCTCACCCTGACGCGGGGAGAAGCAACCTCACAACGCGAGCGGCTTGGCTATTCGAAAGAGGAAATGGCCGAGACCCGACATCAAG is part of the Salinibacter sp. 10B genome and encodes:
- a CDS encoding TonB-dependent receptor; this encodes MAAVLYRTVLLLGILLAFCTSLTSAQSIAVDTVQVDTGRVEWERALPPLTVTASRIPTSPAKAPARVTVLDSTALARTGAASVADALEARAALYVRRYGAHGLATPALRGTGASQTALLLNGQSMSNPQLGHLDLSLLPTVLLRSVEVMHGPASPLHGSDGLGGAIHLHTLRPQSSVQVRGTLHAGAFGARGGSLLVGGPLSKSTSVLLAADYQSTDGDFPYLDEGHFPPQTVRRKNADRVQHSVFGSVESQGDTHRFRVSGWAGWSERGLPPASSTAPTHERQWDTQLRLWAEDRIPMGDGTLTLQGMTQHTRIRYTNPAQELDQTGRTWTHSLDATGRTPVTDHWTTVGGVSGSIAQAFHPRLDAPAHQERLSAFAEGTGRYSRLRLYPALRADTYWMPGGQTRMAFNPRLGLNWPPVPSWPTLRLKAQIGRAFRVPTFNDRYWEPGGNPDLRPERSWGGDLGLWIDHSRGHVELTTFGHRRQDQIVWRPTGNGYWAPVNVGRVRALGSELSGAWGWMPTPNTTLDVGFKYTFTDARNRSTPRSSSYNERVRYVPRDQMKVYSTVSWGPAALTINARYTGRRPLTSDGRQFLNAHVLTRTRLQLEHSLSDVRFALSVDIENVFDTDYRSIGNHPMPPRHAQFRLLIAP
- a CDS encoding (2Fe-2S)-binding protein gives rise to the protein MMTIDRCYCYQQTFADLKTVAEETGADSVHALQSHVTFGENCQLCHPYVRRMMETGETVFHEVLEDGEA